In Cicer arietinum cultivar CDC Frontier isolate Library 1 chromosome 7, Cicar.CDCFrontier_v2.0, whole genome shotgun sequence, a single window of DNA contains:
- the LOC101496097 gene encoding 14 kDa proline-rich protein DC2.15-like, with the protein MASKIAILLSINILFFTMVTSTNVCPPSPPKVQKPPQPPSTKPPQQPSPKSPQQPSPKSPQPPSPKSPTCPIDTLKFGVCADLLGVVHIIIGKSQCCSLINGLANLEAAVCLCTALKANVLGINLNIPINLSLILNDCGKGVPKGFVCA; encoded by the coding sequence ATGGCTTCAAAAATTGCTATTCTCCTTTCCATCAACATCCTATTTTTCACTATGGTTACCTCAACTAATGTTTGTCCTCCATCACCCCCTAAAGTTCAAAAACCACCCCAACCACCTTCCACAAAACCCCCCCAACAACCTTCCCCAAAATCCCCCCAACAACCTTCCCCAAAATCCCCCCAACCACCTTCCCCAAAATCCCCAACTTGTCCTATAGACACACTTAAGTTTGGTGTGTGTGCTGATTTATTGGGTGTGGTTCATATTATAATTGGTAAGTCACAATGTTGTTCACTCATTAATGGTCTTGCTAATCTTGAAGCTGCTGTGTGCCTTTGCACTGCCCTTAAAGCTAATGTGTTGGGAATCAACCTTAATATTCCTATTAACTTGAGCTTGATACTTAACGATTGTGGAAAGGGTGTTCCAAAGGGCTTCGTATGCGCTTAA